A part of Oncorhynchus masou masou isolate Uvic2021 chromosome 30, UVic_Omas_1.1, whole genome shotgun sequence genomic DNA contains:
- the LOC135523088 gene encoding ectonucleoside triphosphate diphosphohydrolase 3-like → MACKFGTYLAFFFLLASLAVIITISVIQGHKRVFESRLKYGIVIDSGSSRSTVHLYQWPAEKQNNTGVVSQTLRCMVAGPGISDMLVDNAQDQQSWASIRECMNNITKIVPADQHNSTVLYLGATAGMRLLHSQNETKSNEILKNLQNYLQSLPFNFQNASIMSGKEEGLYGWITVNYLLGNFLERNIWNMWVRPAGGKMVGSMDLGGASTQIAFTLPDPNVQGTDIVRVSLYGYEYNIYTHSFLCYGKNEAEKRVLAALVKNSENATHVTNPCFNLGYNMTVSAESIFGTECIETPADYDPKQMITLKGSSDNGACRDVVKSIFDLTCTNNCSFDAVYQPSVGPGDFLAYAGFFYTAQAVELKGISQLDQWNSSTWEFCSWDWPTLTLKKSWIAEKYRKSYCYSAHYVQTLLVNGYKFNKDTWKHIDFQKQVHNTNIGWSLGYMLHTSNMIPAEAELVRLPMANSVFGGLLFLFTALTIVSVMFLIIKAVRACY, encoded by the exons ATGGCATGCAAGTTTGGGACATATCTAGCTTTCTTCTTTCTCCTGGCAAGTCTGGCTGTCATCATTACAATATCCGTGATCCAGGGTCATAAGCGTGTCTTTGAGTCACGTCTGAAG TATGGCATAGTAATTGACTCAGGCTCCTCCCGCTCTACTGTGCATCTGTATCAATGGCCAGCCGAGAAGCAAAATAACACTGGAGTGGTGAGCCAGACACTCAGATGCATGGTCGCTG GCCCTGGTATCTCAGATATGTTAGTTGACAATGCACAGGACCAACAGTCCTGGGCGTCGATCAGAGAATGTATGAACAACATCACAAAAATCGTCCCCGCAGACCAACACAATTCAACCGTCCTCTACCTTGGGGCAACTGCTGGGATGAGACTGCTACA TTCACAGAATGAAACCAAATCCAATGAGATCTTAAAGAACCTGCAGAACTACCTCCAATCCCTGCCGTTTAACTTCCAAAACGCCTCCATCATGTCAGGGAAAGAGGAGGGGCTGTACGGATGGATCACCGTCAACTACCTGCTGGGAAACTTCCTGGAG AGAAACATATGGAACATGTGGGTGCGGCCTGCCGGAGGGAAGATGGTGGGCTCCATGGATCTAGGAGGGGCGTCCACCCAGATAGCGTTCACCCTCCCAGATCCCAACGTCCAGGGAACAGACATCGTACGGGTCTCCCTCTATGGCTACGAATACAACATCTACACTCACAGCTTCCTGTGTTATGGGAAGAACGAGGCAGAGAAGAGAGTCCTCGCTGCTTTAGTGAAG AACTCTGAGAACGCTACACATGTGACCAACCCCTGCTTCAATCTTGGTTACAACATGACTGTGTCGGCTGAGTCCATCTTTGGGACTGAGTGCATAGAAACGCCTGCCGACTACGATCCCAAACAGATGATCACCCTGAAGGGGTCATCAGACAACGGAGCCTGTAGGGACGTGGTGAAATCCATATTTGACCTGACCTGCACGAATAACTGTTCCTTTGACGCAGTCTACCAACCATCCGTGGGACCCGGGGACTTtctg GCCTATGCTGGGTTCTTCTACACTGCTCAGGCTGTCGAGCTGAAAGGCATTTCACAACTGGACCAGTGGAACTCCTCTACCTGGGAATTCTGCTCCTGGGACTGGCCCACC ctCACGCTAAAAAAGTCCTGGATAGCTGAAAAATACAGAAAGTCCTACTGCTATTCAGCACATTACGTCCAGACATTACTTGTAAATGGCTACAAGTTCAATAAAGACACTTGGAAACACATTGACTTCCAAAAACAG gTACATAACACAAATATAGGCTGGAGTCTGGGCTACATGCTACATACATCCAACATGATCCCTGCTGAGGCCGAGCTGGTGCGTCTGCCCATGGCCAACTCTGTGTTCGgtggcctcctcttcctcttcaccgCCCTCACCATCGTCAGTGTCATGTTCCTGATCATCAAGGCTGTGCGCGCCTGCTACTGA